Sequence from the Candidatus Zixiibacteriota bacterium genome:
CGGCATTAGCAATGACGCCTTCGGCAAGCACGCCCTGCATTCGGCCCTTGACGGTTGGTCCATCGAAGAGACGGAAAATAACCGGTCCGGTAGCGCCCATTTCTCCAAGGTGGAGGTGTGCGGCAGTTACATTTTCGATGTTCGAAACGATAACTTTATAATGAAGAGATGTTTCCTCTTTTGAAAGCCAGAAATTTGCCTGGCCTTGCGCGGTAGTGTTTACCGATGGAACATGCTCGTCTCCGGTCAGGTGTGTATTGAAGCGGCGACTATTCGCCAAGTTGTTTT
This genomic interval carries:
- a CDS encoding CHRD domain-containing protein is translated as MRKLASLALLLALFSFVAANENNLANSRRFNTHLTGDEHVPSVNTTAQGQANFWLSKEETSLHYKVIVSNIENVTAAHLHLGEMGATGPVIFRLFDGPTVKGRMQGVLAEGVIANADLISPLAGQTIDVLISRIESGDIYVNVLTTQNPNGEIRGQLN